cctcttgatttccaccaactcctttgaacctccccaccctcctgtaacttattgcaagtttctaggctcagacttgcaagtgttgctgttgaaataaccgtctaaatgctaactcttgcattgctttcgtgtagagctgcgtctcgccgacggctactacgagctgcacccggcgccaggagacgacggtgtagccgagctcctgcccccagaagccaaagctgccccagaagtcgaatagttctcttcctctttgctcgaaggcaagccccggatgcatgaatcccctatgttttgccaaacttgcgcatgccttccttaaacatgcttgtgcatttacgtataggagttggttggaaccctagatgcatgacttagctcccatgatctgaacactagctgttggaccgagtagatgctttgcttaaataggagacggtaaaagccgagtgatttcctgtcactcgcgagttgtaggagttggatgtctacccttctgttacaactataaggacgatggacggggcagggtttgaggtaactctttggtggtcggttgatcgccccgtctgtttatgaaacttgctaaggcccgacagtggtggtgttcatgataaagtgtttgaaggtactaatctcatacctagtatgcgatggggaagcctagtacctgattgaacaagggcgtggcttatacctcTGCTGTCCCTgtaacgaggttcccatggtgcatcatgtgggtgcatgtgcggtcacagtacggtagaggccgggactatggagcattgcatgccaagggaagtttggacctgacgcgcgcttgggaattgatggggacggccgacacaggaagcggcccttgtggtgcgcggatgtcgtgagattaggttcgccatgcatggttaagaaactcgaatcgattcgtctgcctctcacagtttgagattgcttgatcgctatgctaccctgagtaagaaagaataTGACGATGAactggtcttgatgatgattttttttatatataccttttggttggttctatgtttgcttagagtaagttgctaacttagaccggataatgaacttagaacctgagctaaaacttgaaaatagggatctacatagtgcttttggcaaacaaacccctcagccaaagaaccttgcatgtctagaatgggtggagtagctttactactgtcggttaagtcttgttgagcttagtagctcagccctgttgtggctttttcttttcaggtgaagttgctgctcccgagccttcttccgttggcacttggccgccccagctccctccgggttggacggtcgagtgggatccctcctcggacggcgaggaaagggatccctgacgtcttggctggcctcaccaaggacgtccgacccctgcgtttagcttccgcttgctgttttaccttctgttgttttctttggaaccttgtaaaactctgatgtgtgTTTTATgaccgaactaaatgggtaatttgttgactcggtggacttgttgtattcactagaaccgctcaccttcgtgtgggtttgctaaatggtcctgttcaagtggttaaatcggaagaaatccgacggcatttcgtgtttactcggtttaggcatgagcgtcgcgtattatgcggctaaatcatgtttaaccaagtagatccgaagtggatccgccacactctAATCGTATAATCACAGACCtgggttcaaacttcaacaaccatgggttctaggaatactgcgagaacagtgggATCGACGTCCGGTATGTCTCCATCGCTGATTCgtgggccaacggccaggttgagctcGCCAACGGGATGGTGCTTgatgctctcaagaaaaggctacacgacATCTCCAACACCaagggaggcaagtggctcaaggagctacctaatgtactctgggggctacgtacccagccatgcaagcctacagggcaatcatcctacttcctggtctatggatcCGAAGTTGTCCTAcctgccgacgtcatgtggaaatctccaacaatcgagcagtacgaggaaggcacaacagaagaaacaaggcgtctagacatTTACAACCTCAAAGAAGCTCGCTACGTAGCACTCATCCAGTCCGCAAGATACCCCGACGGCCTCCACCGCTACCATGATCGAAATGTCAAAGAACAATTgttcaacataggcgacatggtccttcgTCGTATCCAGGATACCAaagggctgcacaagctcaactcaccatgggaagggcctTTTAACATCTCCAAGGTCAATGGACCTGGATCATATCGACTACAACACCCCTttggtgaagacgtcgacaactcgtggaacatcgaacaACTCTGTCGATTTTATCACTAATTTAGAtttgcatattcatgtaaattggccatcggtCCTAGTTGTAGATTTACAATCCAATAAAGCAATCATATTTTTATcgtaattcgactacttatttctgccttaTCATGGGttgtaataacaagtccgcACAACTACAATGAGCTATTCAACTTTCTGGGCAAAATCGCCCAaatcgcagcttgtaataacatgtCTGCACAACTCCAATGAACTATTCAGCTCCCTAGACAAAATTTGCCCAAATGCTGCTTGTAATAATAAGTCTGCTAAAATTTAATGAGTTATTCAAAtcactggacaaaattgtccaaacaCAGCTTGCAAAGTAAGTCTGCAGTAAACTTCATAAGTTGCTGACTCATAGGACAAATCTGTTCCTTAGCAGCTTgcaaaaagaagccatcagtacctTAGGAGTTAATCAACTATCTGATTAACTATTCACTAGACAAATCTGTCTAGtcgtggcttgtaataacaagtccgcAGTTATGAGCTTTCTAGAAcataacatcaatacaactcagggaagttgtaaagataggctctagtcgtCGAAACCCTAAAGAGACTACTCGCCCACTAGTCTACTATCCAGATAGCTTGAGTACTCGTGCTCAACACCAGGACACGCGTCCTAAGTACTCTATATTGTGCATCTGATGAGGCTGACAAAAGAaaccttgtgcgcagacactcacattAATCGTACGAGTAAACATTAGAATTAATTGTGAGaggcactaaaaataacaagtcgCAAAGCAAAAAATAATTGCGCAAAGACTAAAATATAGTGCATATCGAGCACCCATAATTGTTTTCTTTACAATACTAATGTCTGCTTGATACAGATCTACTCAAGGTTCAATTGCTTGGCCAATTCTTCAGCAATTGGGGCTATCTCCGGCATATATTGTTGAAGGGCTTCATCACTACAGTCGTCCGCCACGCCTCGGTGCCAAATTGGCTTTTGGGGAGAACGACTTCACGAAACTCAACACCTGCTGGGAGATTGACTTGGCCATCTTCTAAATATAGCCCGAAAGCTTCTCCGGCACATCCTTTAGTATATATTCCAGCGGACGGGACTCCACACCCTCAACTTGGGGTTCAATCATGTCCGCAATTGGCTGGGCGGCTTCGACAATCTTGCTCAAAGTGGATGTTGCTGTCATCATCTCCGACTCACGCTCTtagatggtcttcatggcattgaccaaggCAATTTCACCATCTTCGCgtattttcttctccttctctagGTGATGCTCGAGATTCTCATATTTTAATATTAGCTTATCATACTGATCGTCTACGTGGTAGTGCGCATTCTTCCAATCTGTGACTTGCCCCTAGAGATCTTTATTTAACTTTTTGAGCACTGCACAAATAATGCACAAGAAGATAAGTATTACAAACATAATCAGTACTCGGAATCCAACGAGAAGAGCAATTACCTTTGATTTGCTGGTTCAACAATTTGTTGTGCCCCTTGAGACGGTTTTTCTCTTCCTCAAGTTGTTGGATGCGATTACGATACTCAGTGGCAGCtccatcatacttcatcagtAGTCGAGAGAAGTACTtcctctccttggcaagttctttcTCAAGGGCCTCAGCACAGAGTACTGTGTCCCCATAGCTTTCAAGCATCTAAGACTTGCGGCGGGAGCATCTGATGACATCCTGTGCCACACAATAAGTACTCATATCAAGGCATGGATACTAATTGGAAGTTATGTGTTAATGGAACAAGCCAGATCAAGCATACCTCTGCGTAAGCACCGATACGgcagtgcatctccatcattccagcAACCACATCCACGTGTAGCAGAGTGTTGTCGAGTAGTTGGATTTCTTCAAGATGAATTTCTCCAGCCGATAGAGGATCCGCACGAGCTTCGGAATCAATTGTGCTGCGCGGAACCATGATAAGGTTTGTCGATGGACCTAGCTCGGAGGACGCGTTAACGGCATGACCTCCAAAACTGTCGCCGCTTCAATTTCCACCTCTGGCTCGGGGGCCACAGGAGTAGCCACGGTGCTAGAAGTAGTCGCCGCCACTTCTTCGGGTACTTATCGCTCGGGGGCTGGTGGCACAACATCAATTGACGATGCCAACACCTCATGCATAAGAGCCACCACGGCAGATGTAGCCCTTGGAGTAGACGGTTTCTCCATAATTTGCTCCTGCGGCGGAAGGACTGCTTGAGTATGGATGATATCTCGGGTTGAGTGGCTATCACCATCAACCGAAGGACCGGAGTCAGGTCTAGACAAATCCATGTCCGAAGATATCCTAAGAAGATAAGATTTCATCAAATAGACAGAAAAGAGAGTTACAATAAGTACTCACGGGAGCAGCAAGACATACCTTGTAGATCTCCTCAACTTCAAAGAGGGTTCTCCTATAAGGCGCAGAGGTTTGATGGTAGGAGATGGTCCCTTTGGCGTAGCTTGAATGGTCGTAGCACGATCATTACCAGCCTTAGCTACCGCCTCTGCTGTTCGAGTTATTCTTGCGCTGACAGGGTCCACCATCAATCCAGATGTGTTGCTATCAACAACAATAGGAGGCTCCGGAGCATATTCAATGTTGATCACCTCCT
This portion of the Setaria viridis chromosome 7, Setaria_viridis_v4.0, whole genome shotgun sequence genome encodes:
- the LOC117865693 gene encoding uncharacterized protein, whose amino-acid sequence is MGGDDQKEEVVESSSCTSSDAADEVRAPSSAKVGSSSAMKKCSTTDELEAAIPPPPKKKRAVIAKRSMKKSISEDDVPPKVLELAMDAEKATALAAQDKSPIIEEVINIEYAPEPPIVVDSNTSGLMVDPVSARITRTAEAVAKAGNDRATTIQATPKGPSPTIKPLRLIGEPSLKLRRSTRISSDMDLSRPDSGPSVDGDSHSTRDIIHTQAVLPPQEQIMEKPSTPRATSAVVALMHEVLASSIDVVPPAPER